A portion of the Desulfopila inferna genome contains these proteins:
- a CDS encoding phage virion morphogenesis protein, protein MIETGIKIDDSELDTVLGNIVARSSSKRQALKTIGAIGRESVRRNFREGGRPEKWTPSKRVEGKRGQTLRKTGRLQNSIAASVGSESVIIGTNVVYAAVHNFGAKKFSFGTVVAKVPAHRRKYKGRNMKSGRRKTASGVVFVRAHTRKMRLPWGDIPARRFMLLQRRDLLEIEGALAGYLITGEA, encoded by the coding sequence ATGATTGAGACAGGGATCAAAATAGACGATAGCGAGCTGGACACGGTTTTAGGCAATATCGTTGCCCGTTCGAGCAGCAAGCGCCAGGCCCTGAAAACCATCGGCGCCATCGGCAGAGAGTCGGTACGAAGGAATTTCCGTGAAGGTGGCAGGCCGGAGAAATGGACACCGTCCAAACGGGTGGAGGGTAAGCGCGGCCAGACCCTGAGAAAGACCGGCAGGCTGCAGAACTCGATTGCCGCATCCGTGGGTAGCGAGAGCGTGATCATCGGCACCAACGTTGTTTATGCCGCCGTCCATAACTTCGGGGCGAAGAAATTTTCTTTCGGCACGGTGGTCGCCAAAGTTCCGGCCCACCGTCGCAAGTACAAGGGCCGCAATATGAAGAGCGGCCGCAGGAAGACGGCCAGCGGAGTTGTCTTTGTGAGAGCGCATACCCGGAAAATGAGACTGCCCTGGGGCGATATTCCGGCACGCCGGTTCATGCTGCTGCAGCGCCGGGATCTGCTGGAGATCGAGGGAGCGCTGGCTGGATATTTGATTACAGGAGAGGCGTAA
- a CDS encoding phage protease, which yields MKKIYTIVAAMSSATGGNLPEWYLIFPEGESEVEGEGKFIVDQNSWNLVKARIDRRGLEVVFDYEHQTLADTKAPAAGWCKEWRYLEGVGIEAKVDWTEEAAGYLAKSEYRYFSPVFFVRKTDGRLCAVHSVALTNAPKTNHLKPLLAKLGAEHKENDMDLLKLLIASLKLNEDATEAQVVAKVKELLEKDGEVVAKLPGDVLSALDLKEDDSVSTVVASIHALKQTGRGAVSREEFAALQRQLVERDADEVIAKAIGAGKITPDQKDWAKQYAAKDLEGFKTFVAKAPVVIPVDKLPESGQEQTTAELTGDVLKVAKLMDVSEEDLKQYGGLK from the coding sequence ATGAAAAAGATCTACACGATTGTTGCTGCCATGTCGTCAGCTACCGGTGGCAACCTGCCTGAGTGGTACCTGATTTTTCCCGAGGGCGAAAGCGAAGTTGAAGGCGAAGGCAAATTTATCGTCGACCAGAACTCCTGGAATCTGGTGAAGGCGCGGATCGATAGGCGCGGCCTGGAAGTCGTCTTTGATTATGAGCATCAGACACTGGCGGATACCAAGGCACCGGCTGCGGGCTGGTGTAAGGAGTGGCGCTACCTCGAAGGCGTGGGGATTGAAGCGAAAGTGGACTGGACCGAGGAGGCGGCCGGATATCTAGCTAAAAGCGAATACCGCTATTTTTCGCCGGTCTTTTTTGTACGGAAAACAGACGGACGGCTCTGCGCCGTTCATAGTGTGGCGCTGACCAATGCGCCCAAGACCAATCATTTGAAACCGCTCCTGGCCAAGCTTGGGGCAGAACACAAGGAGAACGATATGGACCTTCTCAAGTTATTGATCGCCTCTCTCAAGCTGAATGAAGACGCTACAGAGGCACAGGTGGTCGCCAAGGTCAAAGAGCTTTTAGAAAAGGATGGCGAAGTGGTTGCCAAGCTGCCGGGCGATGTGCTCTCGGCGCTCGATCTGAAAGAGGATGACTCGGTTTCCACCGTAGTCGCCTCCATTCATGCCCTGAAGCAGACCGGCAGGGGCGCGGTGAGCCGTGAGGAGTTTGCGGCCCTGCAGAGGCAGCTGGTTGAAAGAGACGCCGATGAGGTTATTGCCAAGGCAATCGGCGCGGGCAAGATCACTCCGGATCAGAAGGACTGGGCAAAGCAGTATGCCGCCAAGGACCTGGAAGGCTTCAAGACCTTCGTGGCCAAGGCGCCGGTTGTCATCCCCGTGGATAAACTGCCGGAGAGCGGTCAGGAGCAAACCACGGCCGAGCTGACCGGCGATGTGCTCAAGGTGGCCAAGCTGATGGATGTGAGTGAAGAGGATCTGAAGCAGTACGGCGGCTTGAAGTAG
- a CDS encoding Mu-like prophage major head subunit gpT family protein, with protein MLVNKSTIAAAFIGLNTLFNKAFASAEPMYQKIAMHVPSTTGEEDYAWLAKFPKMRRWIGEKFIAKLKAFKYTIVNEDWEATVEVDRNHIEDDRLGIYAPQAQAAGESSKMLPDEIIGEVVNGAFTNLCYDGQFFCDTDHPVGDGNGGEISVSNKGVVALSIATQAAAMASFGAARTAMRKFKDDEGRSLKVNPNVLMVGPALEDVAKTLMTTDRLEDGKPNLYKGACEVVVNSDITSDTAWFLLDTSKPVKPFIYQERKKPVFVSMTDPQADDVFKRKKFLFGAEARAAGGYGFWQLCYGSTGQG; from the coding sequence ATGCTTGTAAATAAATCGACCATCGCGGCGGCTTTCATTGGGCTCAATACCTTGTTCAACAAGGCCTTTGCCTCAGCGGAGCCGATGTACCAAAAGATTGCCATGCACGTTCCTTCCACCACGGGTGAGGAGGATTATGCCTGGCTGGCCAAGTTTCCCAAGATGCGGCGTTGGATCGGCGAGAAGTTCATCGCCAAGCTGAAGGCCTTTAAGTACACCATTGTCAACGAGGACTGGGAGGCCACTGTCGAGGTCGACCGCAACCATATCGAGGATGACCGCCTCGGCATCTATGCACCGCAGGCCCAGGCGGCCGGTGAGTCTTCCAAGATGCTGCCGGATGAGATCATCGGTGAAGTGGTAAACGGTGCTTTCACCAATCTCTGCTATGACGGCCAGTTCTTCTGCGATACCGATCATCCGGTTGGTGACGGTAACGGTGGGGAGATAAGTGTCTCCAACAAGGGAGTGGTCGCTCTCTCCATTGCCACCCAGGCAGCGGCCATGGCATCGTTCGGCGCGGCCAGGACCGCCATGCGCAAGTTCAAGGATGATGAGGGACGCTCCCTCAAGGTCAATCCCAATGTACTGATGGTCGGACCCGCCCTGGAGGATGTCGCCAAAACGCTTATGACCACCGATCGCCTCGAGGACGGTAAGCCGAACCTGTATAAAGGAGCCTGCGAGGTCGTGGTGAACAGCGACATAACCTCCGATACCGCCTGGTTCCTGCTCGATACCTCCAAGCCGGTCAAGCCGTTTATCTATCAGGAGCGCAAGAAGCCGGTCTTTGTCTCTATGACCGATCCGCAGGCGGACGATGTCTTTAAGCGGAAGAAGTTTCTCTTCGGGGCAGAGGCAAGGGCCGCTGGCGGCTATGGTTTCTGGCAGCTCTGCTACGGCTCCACCGGCCAGGGATAA
- a CDS encoding HI1506-related protein — protein MIRIRSLKNGFRRAGMAHTVEPREYADDFFSEKQVEALLAENMLVVDLIEGGTAESESEPENKSPEQPKATGGTGYPALSISTQLVRAILQLDQDKENAKHWTKSGVPQIDALEEISGLKDISAADRDTAYEIYLEGKK, from the coding sequence ATGATCAGAATACGCAGTTTGAAAAACGGCTTTCGCCGGGCGGGCATGGCGCATACGGTGGAGCCGCGTGAGTATGCGGATGATTTTTTCAGTGAAAAACAAGTGGAGGCGCTGCTGGCCGAGAATATGCTGGTCGTTGATTTGATTGAAGGCGGTACAGCAGAAAGTGAAAGTGAACCAGAGAATAAATCTCCTGAGCAACCGAAGGCAACCGGCGGTACAGGATACCCGGCCCTATCCATCTCGACGCAGCTTGTCCGGGCAATTCTGCAGCTTGACCAGGACAAGGAAAACGCCAAGCACTGGACCAAAAGCGGAGTGCCGCAGATAGATGCGCTGGAGGAGATATCCGGCCTGAAGGATATCTCTGCAGCCGATCGAGATACCGCCTATGAAATCTACCTGGAAGGCAAGAAATGA
- a CDS encoding gp436 family protein: MSYATLADLKNKLDEETLIQLSDDADTGSVVNSVIDAALEAADVEIDSYLAAKYSLPLVEGVQILTHVAADIAIVNLYSRRNGPPEHWQKKYDNHISFLEKVVAGEISLGASTPVAGDEAQVISSERIFSRDSLKGY, from the coding sequence ATGAGCTACGCCACCCTGGCAGATCTGAAAAACAAGCTGGATGAGGAGACCCTGATCCAGCTTAGCGATGATGCCGATACCGGCAGTGTTGTCAATAGTGTGATCGATGCGGCGCTGGAAGCGGCCGATGTGGAGATTGACAGTTATCTGGCGGCAAAATACTCGCTGCCCCTGGTGGAAGGCGTGCAAATCCTCACCCATGTGGCGGCGGACATTGCCATTGTCAATCTGTATTCCCGGCGCAACGGCCCTCCGGAGCACTGGCAGAAGAAGTATGACAACCATATTTCCTTTTTGGAGAAAGTGGTGGCCGGTGAGATAAGCCTGGGCGCCTCCACTCCGGTGGCTGGCGATGAAGCCCAGGTGATCAGCAGTGAGCGCATCTTCTCCCGCGACAGTTTAAAGGGTTATTAA
- a CDS encoding phage tail tube protein: MTKEITGRETICGLAKADSWHTPVAVAVGEGVLILADNIKVGMDLELDESAGQQWITEADAGVENVSGNIEAYMRYEGFDLWLALIMGISGAPTQLELTTAYSNTYDLASKIDGMFATLAQKKLTDKVWEYPAVKLHGFKLSGEMNKPVKISFDAICDTLDRASATNTAASMAQVTALKKNRIIMNKDTVFRMNDQAAGELLDTDKLHPSSFELTFTRPMDSDFVAGQEGVDEPADNGFPACSLALKFPRYNSENDIYFDDWKNTVSKKMDITFTGKTIEGAHKYSFRILFSNLKIDNPEAPVSGPGKIPYSMNLRAIGADVAPAGMTGLVAPLRIETTNTRTTDPLA, encoded by the coding sequence ATGACAAAAGAAATTACCGGACGGGAGACCATATGCGGCCTGGCCAAAGCTGATAGCTGGCATACACCGGTGGCCGTCGCTGTCGGGGAAGGCGTGCTGATACTTGCCGACAATATCAAGGTGGGCATGGATCTGGAGCTTGACGAATCGGCCGGGCAGCAATGGATAACCGAGGCGGATGCCGGTGTGGAGAATGTCTCCGGCAATATCGAGGCTTATATGCGCTATGAAGGCTTTGATCTGTGGCTGGCATTGATTATGGGAATATCGGGGGCGCCGACCCAATTGGAGCTCACTACCGCCTATAGCAACACCTATGACCTGGCCTCGAAGATCGACGGCATGTTTGCCACCCTGGCCCAGAAGAAGCTGACCGACAAGGTTTGGGAATATCCGGCGGTCAAGCTGCATGGATTTAAGCTTTCCGGCGAGATGAACAAGCCGGTAAAGATCAGCTTTGACGCCATCTGCGATACCCTGGACCGGGCTTCGGCGACCAATACGGCCGCTTCCATGGCGCAGGTTACGGCGCTGAAGAAAAACCGCATCATCATGAACAAGGATACCGTGTTCAGGATGAACGATCAGGCTGCCGGAGAGCTTCTCGATACCGATAAACTTCATCCATCTTCGTTTGAGCTGACTTTTACCCGGCCGATGGACTCCGATTTCGTGGCGGGTCAGGAGGGAGTGGACGAACCTGCTGACAATGGATTTCCCGCCTGTTCGCTGGCGCTGAAATTTCCCAGGTACAACAGCGAGAATGACATCTATTTCGATGACTGGAAGAACACGGTGAGCAAGAAAATGGATATCACCTTTACCGGTAAGACCATCGAAGGGGCCCATAAATATTCTTTTCGGATCCTCTTTTCCAATCTGAAGATCGATAATCCGGAGGCGCCGGTGTCCGGTCCCGGCAAGATCCCTTATTCCATGAACCTACGGGCGATCGGAGCGGACGTTGCACCTGCCGGGATGACCGGGCTGGTTGCACCGCTGCGTATCGAGACAACCAACACCAGGACCACGGATCCGCTGGCTTAA